ACAATAAAAAAACCGACCTCTCTGTTTAATCTACGGTCGGTTTCTTTTCATTTATAGGAAGTGTGATGATAAATGAGGTTTTATTCTTGTATGACTCACAATATATCGTTCCATTATGCTTTTCAATCAGAGATTTACACACATATAATCCGATTCCTGTTCCTAGACTCTTAGTAGTATAAAAGGGCTCAAAGATTGCTTCTTTTGTTTCTTCCGGGATTTCTGGTCCGTTATTTGTAATATTAAACAGAATAGACCCTTGCTTTGCTTCACTTTTAATACATAGTTTACGATCAATTGAGTTATTATGTTTTAAAGCATCTATTGAATTTAAGATTATATTGACTAATACTTGTTTGATTTCATCTTTTACTGCAACAATTGTACAGGTAGGATCTATTGTCATTGATAACTTCACATCACCATCGACAATGCTGGGATAAAGAAACGCTGTGATTTCATCGAAAAGCTTCTTAACCAATATTTCTTCTTTATTCTTATCAGCTACTTCCAGCTTAGATGCATGCAAGAATTGAGTGATTCTAAATTTTAACTGATCAAGTTCATGCTCTATTGTGTCCATATACTTTAAAGCGGGATTTTCATTTTTTAACAACTTTACAAAGCCCATAACTGATGTAAGGGGATTTCGAAATTCATGTACAAAGCTAGAGGACATTTGCCCAAGCAGGGATAACCGGTCTTTATGAGATTGATTAACAAACACCATTTTCTCTTTTATTTCAATATCTTTTAATTCAGTATATCTAGTAACAGCATGATAACAATAACGATCAAAATGATCATTTATTCTGTTAATAATTGGCTGTAAATCGTCAATTGAAATTCCAGATTTAATAATATACTTTATAACCGTGCTTCTCCCAACATTTACATTGTAAACAAATTCACCAATATTACTCTTACTAAGGACCCGTTCCTTCGCCACTTTATAGGCTAACTCTTTTATCTCTTCATCTTTGATAGAGCTTTTCAATGATTTTTTCACCAATAAGTACATTTGATGCCCGTTCCCACTCACTCTATCTTTAAAAATATCATCTTCGCGTAAAATGATGCTTTCTTTCCATAATGATAAAAAGTCCTCTTCTGTTTCCTCTAGAAACTTAATTAATTTCTCTTCAACAGAATGAATCGATCCAGACATTGAGTTCAATATTTATCACCGCTTTCAATGAGTCAAAGGCCTATATAAAAAATTAGACAAAAAACGATAAAAACCCTTTCTT
This genomic stretch from Metabacillus sp. B2-18 harbors:
- a CDS encoding histidine kinase N-terminal domain-containing protein; the encoded protein is MSGSIHSVEEKLIKFLEETEEDFLSLWKESIILREDDIFKDRVSGNGHQMYLLVKKSLKSSIKDEEIKELAYKVAKERVLSKSNIGEFVYNVNVGRSTVIKYIIKSGISIDDLQPIINRINDHFDRYCYHAVTRYTELKDIEIKEKMVFVNQSHKDRLSLLGQMSSSFVHEFRNPLTSVMGFVKLLKNENPALKYMDTIEHELDQLKFRITQFLHASKLEVADKNKEEILVKKLFDEITAFLYPSIVDGDVKLSMTIDPTCTIVAVKDEIKQVLVNIILNSIDALKHNNSIDRKLCIKSEAKQGSILFNITNNGPEIPEETKEAIFEPFYTTKSLGTGIGLYVCKSLIEKHNGTIYCESYKNKTSFIITLPINEKKPTVD